A window of Cryptomeria japonica chromosome 3, Sugi_1.0, whole genome shotgun sequence contains these coding sequences:
- the LOC131027944 gene encoding calmodulin-like — protein sequence MVVSAIQMKSLRQWLQAGYPFIDGPLILILKLNCTESTTLKETADLNEIRRVYEIVDENADGEVSVMACDLNNFVEVYQSILNNKDDIDQDESKDLMEAFGVFDENKDGYITSEELQHVLSTMGLIPLSNSASKLYGDLIWTAMECWTSLNSKV from the exons ATGGTCGTGTCTGCAATACAAATGAAATCTTTGAGACAGTGGTTGCAG GCTGGCTACCCGTTTATAGATG GTCCCTTAATATTAATTTTGAAGCTCAATTGCACGGAGTCCACAACGTTAAAAGAAACGGCTGATCTTAATGAAATTCGTCGAGTCTATGAGATTGTGGATGAAAATGCAGATGGAGAGGTGAGCGTGA TGGCCTGCGATTTGAACAATTTTGTTGAGGTATATCAATCCATTCTAAACAATAAAGACGATATAGACCAAGATGAATCAAAGGATTTGATGGAAGCATTCGGTGTATTTGATGAGAATAAAGATGGATACATAACTTCAGAGGAGCTGCAACATGTCTTGTCCACCATGGGATTGATTCCGTTGAGCAACAGTGCAAGCAAATTATATGGCGATTTGATTTGGACCGCAATGGAGTGTTGGACTTCGCTGAATTCAAAAGTATGA